GAGATTGGACGTATGCATGGTCCCTTCGATCTCACGCTGATGGAATGCGGCCAATACGATCCGCGCTGGGCGGATATCCATATGCTGCCGGAACAGACTGTCGAGGCGCACATCGATGTGCAGGGAGGTCTGCTGATCCCCATCCATTGGGGCGCTTTCACCCTGTCGATGCATGACTGGACCGACCCGGCAGAACGGGTCTCAGCTGCGGCGGCGCTGAGAGGGGTACGGCTGGCCACGCCTAGAATCGGGGAGACTGTAACCGCAGGGGCCGCCGGATATCCGGTTCTTCCCTGGTGGAGATGAGGCTGCGCGCCCGAAGGGGACTTGTGGTACAATCAGGGTTCATAGAACCCAAGGAGCTGACGAACGAAGATGAGTAATGAAGTGAACGAACAGGAACTGGTGGAGGTATTATCTGCACAGACGAAGGTGGACCCGGCCGTCATCCGGCTGGTGCTGAAGCATGAGCAGACGTTCATCAATAAGGCCAAGGCCAACGCCAAAGGCGAGATTGATATCGATAATGATGATCTGGTCGACTATGTGACTGCGCAGCGCGATGTGAAGCTGGACGAGCTAACGGTGGAGACCATTCTGGATGCGGAAATGGATTACCTGATGGACAAGGGACTGGCCGGATATATCGACTGAATGCTGTAGCCAGAGGCGCATGGCTGATCTCAAGAATCCGTGCGCCCGGCCAGGCTTCTCTAAAATTTAAAATTTATTTTGGGTATTTGGCAATAATCCTTTGCATTTGGGAAATCAGTGTGCTACAATGAAGTTAATCATAAATTTAACCCTTAATTCACATATTGTAAAAGGTTATCAATTTGTGTTTGAAGCCTTTTCCAATGTGTGAATTTTTATTTGTTCGTACAATACGTAGGAATAAAAGGACATGTGTTAAATAAACTTTGGAGGTAATATCATGCAAACAGGTACAGTAAAATGGTTCAACGCAGACAAAGGTTTCGGTTTTATCGAGGTTGAAGGCGGAAGCGACGTATTCGTACACTTCTCCGCAATCACTGGCGAAGGCTTCAAGTCTTTGGACGAAGGCCAACGCGTTGAGTTCAACGTAACTCAAGGCGCTCGTGGACCACAGGCTGAGAACGTTGTAAAACTGTAATATCAACAATAAGCTGCCCTTAACACCAGTTGAGGGTAGTTTTTTTTGTGACCAGGTAGTAGAGGAGTAGCTTCCGTTCTGCCATGACAGTCCGTAGGACGCACTAACCAAGCTATTAGGAGGGGTACTTATGTATTTTCGTAAAAAAGCGGTAATAGATCTTCCGCAGGAAGAGACGGCCATCTGGTCCTGCACCAAGGAAGAATGCACCGGATGGATACGCGACAACTTTGCCTTCCAACATGTGCCGACCTGCTGGCAATGCAATTCGCCTATGACCCGGAGCATGAAGATGCTGCCTACGCTCGTTAATAAGAACTTGGATGCGAAGGCTACCAAGAAGAGTGTGACTATCCGCTAAGGTTGCCACTCTCTGACCGGTTCATACAGAATTAGAGGATAGCAACCCTATACCGCTGTCCGTTTCTTGCCCGCAATGGGCTATTTTTTTTGGATTTTTACCTCTATATAAAAGGCATTTAAAGTTTGAACTCGAAGCTTGGTCGTCACTGCGGTGAACATTTGGACTTCCGGCCGCTGTTGTCACCAGATTTCTTGATTTTAACCGCTAATCGCGGTGGAAATCCGGTGACAAAGGCGGACGCTATCGCTCCTACAGTTCCAAATTTCCCCTCCGTTTCTTTTTGCTTTTCGTTAATTTCTTTAGTACCTCTTTTATAAAACGGTACTATCCATGAAAAAGACGGCAAAGCCATTCTTAAACGCCGGCGAATCAGCGGGTTGACAATAATGGATAATACAGGGATGATGGAGCTATGAGAAAATATTTTCTGCTTCTGACGCTTCTTGCGGTTGCCCTGAATGCAGTGGGGATTTTTTATCATAAACCTATGTTTAACATTATCGCAATTGGTATGATTCTGATCTTGATTCCGCTGGATATATATCTGGAGCCGACCCGCCGCAAAGTCCTGAGTTACTGCATCGGTGCGGTATTGCTGGCTCTGCTGTGGGCGGCCCTGCATTTCGAATGGATTACTCCGTTGATGTTCATCTAAGTAGTCTTCTGTGCAAGCCCTTAGGGCAGCTCCTTGAACCGGGAGAACTGTGCTAAGGGTTTTTTGTTGCTGGTATCCGCGGGGACCTCAGGGCCGTCTCTCGCCTGCGGGCAATGATTTATCTTGACAAAACTCCCGGGGTTTGGAGAATAGAGTTGGAAACGCTGCCAACGAAAGAGGGAATTCTGATGCTTCAGAGGTTCAGAGAGCTCAACACACTGCGCAATCAGATATTCATCGGTTTTTTGCTGGTGATGCTCATTATTATTCTGGTTTCCGGGATATTTGTGTATGACCGTGTCTCTATTCTGCTCAAAAATAATGCCGAGCGGCATATCCAGCAGACGGCGGTTCAGGCCAACGGAAGGCTGGACGCGCTGACCGGCCAGATAGACGGTCTGATGGAGCAGGTGGCCAATCATCCTACCGTTCAGCAGCTGCTGCTGGAGGAGCTGGACGGCAATGAGGTGTCCTTCAATCAGCGCCAGTCGCTGCTGCAGATTGTCTCCAGCTATCAGGCGTACATGCCGAGCGTGGGCTCGCTGGAGCTATATACCACTGATTACAGGCTGCTGTTCCCGATTAAGGAAGGCAGCCTGGAGAGCAGAATTAACGAGCAGCACATCAGTGAGGCTAATGCCCAGAAGGGGCGGCTGGTCTGGATCGGTGTTGATCCGCATGATGAACAGAGCCTGCTGGCGATCCGCCAGGTCAGCCTGATGGACCGCTGGTTCTCGCGGGGAGGCTACCTGATGGCCCGCATCCAGCGCAGCTACTTCCAGCTCGACGATCCGTTCTCCGGCAGTGACAGCGGGGAGTCAGTGCTGCTTGTGAATGATGAAGGCCAGCTCCTCGGGAGCAGCGGAACACCGCAAGAGGATCTGCTGCCGCTGCTGGAGAGCGTGGATCAGACGGTCAGCTTCCGGGGCAAGGAGTATGTGCAGGTCAAGCTGCGCTCGGACAAGACCTCCTGGACGCTGCTAGTGCTGACGCCTGTCAGTTATGTGACCAAGGGACTATCCGTGCTGCGGACGGTACTGCTGGTGTCAGGCGGAATCGGAACCCTGCTGTTCCTGATTATATCCTTCCTGCTGTCGACAATGATTACCCGGCCGATCATTCACCTGATCCGGGCGATGCGCAAATCCCGCATGGGGGTGCTGACCCCCAATTCGCAGAAGGTATCGACCATGGAGCTGCGGGAGCTGAATAATACCTATAACGGTATGGTGGCTAATATTAATGATTTGATCAGGGTGGTCTATGAGAAGGAGGTCCTGCAGAGCCGGACTGAGCTGAAAGCCTTGCAGGCGCAGATCAATCCCCATTTCCTGTTCAATACGCTGGAGGCCTTCAACTGGTCGCTGGAGGAGAAGGGGGAGGAGGAGCTGGCCGGATTAGTGGTCATGATGTCCAGGCTGTTCCGCTACATTATCGGCACTCCCCATAACAAGGATGAATGGGTTACGCTGAGCGAAGAGGTCGAGCAGATCAGGCGGTATTTGCGGATTATGGAGATGCGGATGGGGGAACGCCTGTCCTGGGACATCAGGCTTGATCCGCATGAGGCTGCTGTACCGGTGCCCAAGCTGCTGATTCAGCCGATTGTTGAGAACGCGATTCTCCATGGAGTGGAGAGCCGCGTGGGCAAGGGCGTTATTGAAGTCATAATTAGCCCCTCTTCCCGCAAGGGGTGGACCTCAGTCGAAGTGTCGGACAACGGTCCGGGCATGGATGAGGCTACGCTGCTGGCGCTGCGCGATGCGCTGGATGGCGGGCCGCCGGTCTCTGCCAAGGGCAGCGGAGTGGGGCTGGTGAATGTGCAGCGGCGGTTGAAGCTGTACTACGCGGAAGCAGACATGCAGACGGAAGGCCTGATCGTGGAGAGCCGGCGGTCTGAGGGGACCTTAATAAGGTTTGAGATTCCAAGCAATGGAGGAGATACCTATGAGTCTGGGCAATAAGACGATTCTAATCGTAGATGATGAACCAAGAACGCGTCAGGGGATTAAGCAGACGCTGGAAGTATGGGCGGCAGGCCGGTATATCGTGGAAACCTGTGACAATGGGGTGGAAGCGCGCGAGCG
The sequence above is a segment of the Paenibacillus sp. FSL R7-0204 genome. Coding sequences within it:
- a CDS encoding cold-shock protein; the encoded protein is MQTGTVKWFNADKGFGFIEVEGGSDVFVHFSAITGEGFKSLDEGQRVEFNVTQGARGPQAENVVKL
- a CDS encoding cold-shock protein encodes the protein MYFRKKAVIDLPQEETAIWSCTKEECTGWIRDNFAFQHVPTCWQCNSPMTRSMKMLPTLVNKNLDAKATKKSVTIR
- a CDS encoding cache domain-containing sensor histidine kinase codes for the protein MLQRFRELNTLRNQIFIGFLLVMLIIILVSGIFVYDRVSILLKNNAERHIQQTAVQANGRLDALTGQIDGLMEQVANHPTVQQLLLEELDGNEVSFNQRQSLLQIVSSYQAYMPSVGSLELYTTDYRLLFPIKEGSLESRINEQHISEANAQKGRLVWIGVDPHDEQSLLAIRQVSLMDRWFSRGGYLMARIQRSYFQLDDPFSGSDSGESVLLVNDEGQLLGSSGTPQEDLLPLLESVDQTVSFRGKEYVQVKLRSDKTSWTLLVLTPVSYVTKGLSVLRTVLLVSGGIGTLLFLIISFLLSTMITRPIIHLIRAMRKSRMGVLTPNSQKVSTMELRELNNTYNGMVANINDLIRVVYEKEVLQSRTELKALQAQINPHFLFNTLEAFNWSLEEKGEEELAGLVVMMSRLFRYIIGTPHNKDEWVTLSEEVEQIRRYLRIMEMRMGERLSWDIRLDPHEAAVPVPKLLIQPIVENAILHGVESRVGKGVIEVIISPSSRKGWTSVEVSDNGPGMDEATLLALRDALDGGPPVSAKGSGVGLVNVQRRLKLYYAEADMQTEGLIVESRRSEGTLIRFEIPSNGGDTYESGQ